In Aquimarina sp. TRL1, a single window of DNA contains:
- the tpx gene encoding thiol peroxidase, whose translation MASITLKGDTIHTSGVLPERNTQAPDFELINADLSVTKLSDYKGSRVVLNIFPSVDTGTCAASVRAFNKEANNLENTKVLCVSRDLPFAQARFCGAEGLENVVNHSDFKDGKFGKDYGVEIVDGPLQGLHSRAVVVLNEEGTVMYTEQVAEITEEPNYAAALEVLS comes from the coding sequence ATGGCTTCAATTACACTAAAAGGAGACACGATTCACACTTCTGGAGTACTACCAGAAAGAAACACACAAGCACCGGATTTCGAACTGATAAATGCTGATTTATCAGTGACAAAACTTTCTGACTATAAAGGGTCGAGAGTTGTACTTAATATCTTCCCTTCTGTTGATACAGGAACCTGTGCAGCATCTGTAAGAGCATTTAATAAAGAAGCAAATAATCTAGAAAATACCAAAGTTCTTTGTGTATCCAGAGATCTGCCTTTTGCACAAGCTAGGTTTTGTGGAGCAGAAGGATTAGAGAATGTCGTAAACCATTCTGATTTTAAAGATGGGAAATTTGGAAAAGATTACGGGGTAGAGATCGTAGATGGTCCTTTACAAGGGTTACATTCCAGAGCTGTAGTCGTGCTAAATGAAGAAGGTACGGTTATGTATACAGAGCAAGTGGCTGAAATCACAGAAGAACCAAATTACGCGGCCGCTTTAGAAGTACTGTCATAA
- a CDS encoding diacylglycerol kinase, translating to MGNITKFIQGRLRGTKYAVKGALLLLKTEPSIQVQAGIGVVMTIAGFYFEITATEWILQTFAIGLIMSVEGLNTAAEAIADFVHPDYHDKIGFIKDVAAGAVFIAAVTAVIIGGIIYLPYLL from the coding sequence ATGGGTAATATTACCAAATTTATTCAAGGACGTTTACGGGGAACCAAATATGCTGTAAAAGGAGCCTTACTGTTATTAAAAACAGAACCTAGTATTCAGGTTCAGGCAGGTATAGGTGTTGTAATGACAATAGCGGGATTTTATTTTGAAATTACCGCTACCGAATGGATATTACAAACTTTTGCCATTGGTCTAATAATGAGTGTTGAAGGGCTTAATACTGCAGCAGAAGCTATTGCAGATTTTGTCCATCCTGATTACCATGATAAAATAGGATTTATTAAAGATGTAGCTGCAGGAGCAGTGTTTATTGCAGCAGTTACAGCGGTTATTATTGGTGGTATTATTTACCTCCCGTATTTGTTATAG
- a CDS encoding outer membrane lipoprotein carrier protein LolA — protein MKKLLLVLFITTGFTTMQAQSAKDFLNEVSAKVKSYNNIVIGFKYAINNPKENVSQETRGDVTLEGEKYILNLMGVKQLFDGKKLHVISPEDEEINISSYSEDDDNSITPSKMLTFYEEGFTYKMDIVQNVNGRKIQFVKLVPIDSKSDLKEILLGVDKQTKNIYKLIQVQNNGTNVTFTVNSFKTNQPLSKTLFTFDKTKYENYYINHLD, from the coding sequence ATGAAAAAGCTATTATTAGTACTATTTATTACAACTGGATTTACAACCATGCAAGCACAAAGTGCCAAAGACTTTTTAAACGAAGTCTCTGCAAAAGTAAAAAGTTATAATAATATTGTTATAGGATTCAAGTATGCAATTAATAACCCAAAAGAAAATGTATCACAGGAAACTAGAGGAGATGTTACGCTAGAAGGAGAGAAGTATATTTTAAACCTTATGGGGGTTAAACAATTATTTGATGGGAAGAAGTTACATGTAATTAGCCCGGAAGATGAAGAAATTAATATCTCATCATATAGTGAAGACGATGACAATAGTATTACTCCATCAAAGATGTTGACTTTTTATGAAGAAGGGTTTACCTATAAAATGGATATTGTACAGAATGTTAACGGAAGAAAAATTCAGTTTGTAAAGTTGGTGCCGATTGATTCTAAAAGTGATTTAAAAGAGATTTTATTAGGAGTTGATAAGCAAACAAAAAATATTTACAAATTGATTCAGGTACAAAATAATGGGACAAATGTAACTTTTACAGTAAATAGTTTTAAAACCAATCAGCCCTTATCAAAAACATTATTTACTTTTGACAAAACAAAGTATGAAAATTACTATATCAACCATTTAGACTAG
- a CDS encoding co-chaperone YbbN yields the protein MIEELKEDNLADVVGANDTVVVQYSATWCGNCRIMKPKFKKLSTEVEGAAFVIVDAEKFPESRKMATVNNLPTFAVFKGGDFVNQVQTNKYDVLKELVNEVTSN from the coding sequence ATGATAGAAGAATTAAAGGAAGATAATTTAGCAGACGTAGTAGGTGCCAATGATACAGTTGTAGTACAGTACTCTGCGACATGGTGTGGTAATTGTAGAATTATGAAGCCAAAGTTCAAAAAATTATCGACAGAAGTAGAAGGAGCAGCATTTGTAATTGTCGATGCAGAAAAATTTCCAGAGTCCAGAAAAATGGCTACAGTAAATAACCTACCAACTTTTGCCGTGTTTAAAGGAGGAGATTTTGTAAATCAAGTACAGACAAATAAATATGATGTTCTAAAAGAATTAGTAAATGAAGTTACCAGTAATTAA
- the ribB gene encoding 3,4-dihydroxy-2-butanone-4-phosphate synthase, whose protein sequence is MSKITETKADIKLNTIQEAIDDIRKGKVIIVVDDEDRENEGDFIAAAEKVTPEMINFMATHGRGLICAPLTDDRCDELDLQMMVQHNTVLHETQFTVSVDLKGHGCTTGISVHDRAKTIKSLVDESTKPSDLGRPGHIFPLRAKNGGVLRRTGHTEAAVDLARLAGLNPAGILVEILNEDGTMARLPQLVEVAKKFDLKLISIEDLVAYRMQHDSLIEKKEDFDIQTRFGAFRLRAYQQTTNSQVHIALTKGSWKEDEPILTRINSTLFNNDILGTLTHNADDRLAAMFKRINDEGKGAIIFINQESQSFNLLKRLAGLKELQTGKEVVKAPKMTMDSKDFGIGAQILHDLNIHKLRLVSNSEQQKRVGMIGYGLEITEYVGY, encoded by the coding sequence ATGTCAAAAATTACCGAAACTAAAGCGGATATCAAACTGAATACTATACAAGAAGCAATAGATGATATTCGCAAAGGAAAGGTTATTATAGTGGTAGATGATGAAGATAGAGAAAATGAAGGTGATTTTATAGCAGCTGCAGAAAAAGTAACTCCGGAAATGATCAATTTCATGGCGACTCATGGAAGAGGATTGATATGTGCTCCGCTTACAGATGATCGATGTGATGAGTTAGATTTGCAGATGATGGTTCAGCATAATACAGTACTTCATGAAACACAGTTTACAGTTTCTGTCGATCTAAAAGGTCATGGATGTACTACCGGAATTTCCGTTCATGATAGAGCTAAGACAATCAAATCTCTAGTTGATGAAAGCACAAAACCTAGTGACCTAGGTAGACCAGGGCATATTTTTCCGTTGAGAGCTAAAAATGGAGGCGTATTGAGAAGAACGGGGCATACTGAAGCCGCAGTTGATTTAGCACGTTTAGCAGGGCTAAATCCAGCAGGGATTTTAGTAGAAATATTAAATGAAGATGGTACAATGGCGCGATTACCTCAATTGGTGGAAGTGGCCAAAAAGTTTGACCTGAAACTAATTTCTATAGAAGACCTGGTAGCCTATAGAATGCAACATGATTCATTGATCGAGAAAAAAGAAGACTTTGATATTCAGACGCGATTTGGAGCCTTTAGGTTAAGAGCTTATCAGCAAACAACCAACAGTCAGGTACATATTGCACTGACTAAAGGAAGCTGGAAAGAAGATGAACCGATCCTGACCAGAATTAATTCTACCTTGTTTAATAATGATATTTTGGGGACGCTAACCCATAATGCTGATGATCGTCTGGCAGCAATGTTCAAGAGAATTAATGACGAAGGAAAAGGAGCAATCATTTTTATCAATCAGGAGAGTCAATCCTTTAACCTGTTAAAACGTTTGGCAGGATTAAAAGAATTGCAGACAGGGAAAGAAGTTGTCAAAGCACCAAAAATGACGATGGATAGTAAAGATTTTGGAATTGGGGCTCAGATCTTACACGATCTCAATATTCATAAACTACGATTGGTTTCTAACAGTGAACAGCAAAAACGCGTAGGAATGATAGGGTATGGATTAGAAATAACAGAATATGTAGGATATTAA
- a CDS encoding LptF/LptG family permease, giving the protein MKIIDRYILTSFLKTFFPLFIIIMFILLLQTIWLFISELAGKDLDFSVIMKFLTFATPRLIPMVLPLTILLTSIMVFGNFSENYEFAAMKSSGISLQRAMRMLTGFMILVGLGAFWFSNTIIPESEKRFINLRKNIVKVKPAMVITPNQFNDLGDINIRVSDKHGDNDQFLTDVIIHKKSVRPGNYTVIKAVEGELQGSKDSDLITLVLKDGNYYEDIQENKPNSKKKLPFVKTHFKQYVLNIDLSELGNVDMDAQQYSKGHNMLNVAELKEEIDTISSTYNLKRKSLHTEVDVIIGAEGLNKNIKIDTLQASNDTLNLEKYFTARQKVEISNNAISSVDVVLRKITSSKKSLTFKKRALNKYEMSLHDKYALGIACVLLFFVGAPLGAIIRKGGLGLPIVVGVVLFLVYHFIGIFAKNGAEEDGIPPFLGSWLATFVVFPLSIFLTYRATRDRGFFNFDFITVPIRNFFVKRFSKKKK; this is encoded by the coding sequence TTGAAAATAATTGATAGATATATTTTAACGTCTTTTTTAAAGACGTTTTTTCCGCTTTTTATAATTATAATGTTTATTCTTTTGTTGCAAACCATCTGGTTATTCATATCAGAGTTGGCGGGAAAAGATTTAGACTTTTCAGTAATTATGAAGTTCCTGACTTTCGCGACTCCTAGGTTAATTCCTATGGTATTACCATTAACCATTCTTTTGACTTCTATTATGGTTTTTGGGAATTTTTCAGAGAACTATGAATTTGCTGCTATGAAGTCTTCGGGAATTTCATTGCAGCGGGCTATGAGAATGCTTACAGGGTTTATGATCCTTGTTGGTTTAGGAGCTTTTTGGTTTTCCAATACGATTATACCAGAATCAGAAAAGAGGTTTATCAATCTGAGAAAAAATATTGTAAAAGTAAAACCAGCAATGGTTATTACCCCGAATCAATTTAATGATTTGGGGGATATTAATATACGGGTTTCTGATAAACATGGAGATAATGACCAGTTTCTGACAGATGTGATCATTCATAAAAAATCCGTCAGACCGGGTAATTATACCGTGATAAAAGCGGTAGAGGGAGAGTTGCAGGGGAGCAAAGATTCGGATTTGATTACTTTGGTACTTAAGGATGGTAACTATTATGAAGATATACAGGAGAATAAGCCAAACTCAAAAAAGAAACTCCCGTTTGTAAAGACACACTTCAAGCAGTATGTATTAAATATCGATTTGTCAGAATTAGGAAATGTTGATATGGATGCTCAGCAATATAGTAAAGGGCATAATATGCTCAATGTTGCAGAGTTAAAAGAAGAGATTGATACAATATCATCTACTTATAACCTGAAAAGAAAGTCACTACACACTGAAGTAGATGTGATAATAGGGGCAGAAGGGCTAAACAAAAATATTAAGATCGATACACTTCAGGCATCAAATGATACCCTGAACCTCGAAAAATATTTTACAGCACGACAGAAAGTAGAAATAAGTAATAATGCAATATCCAGTGTTGATGTGGTCCTTAGAAAAATTACGTCATCCAAGAAGAGTCTTACGTTCAAAAAGAGAGCCTTAAATAAGTACGAAATGTCATTGCACGATAAATATGCATTGGGGATTGCTTGTGTCTTATTGTTTTTTGTAGGGGCCCCGTTAGGAGCAATTATAAGAAAAGGAGGATTAGGGCTCCCGATAGTAGTAGGAGTTGTATTGTTTTTAGTGTATCACTTTATAGGGATTTTTGCTAAAAATGGGGCAGAAGAAGACGGAATTCCTCCATTTTTAGGATCCTGGCTGGCTACCTTTGTTGTCTTTCCTCTTAGTATTTTCCTTACCTACAGAGCAACGAGAGATAGAGGCTTTTTTAATTTTGACTTTATAACCGTTCCAATAAGAAATTTCTTCGTAAAACGATTCTCTAAAAAGAAGAAATAG
- a CDS encoding DNA translocase FtsK: MAKKKTTTKRKSTKGSKTTLKEKLTFSRQQKVVLGSFLFFLGIGLFFAFISFFYNWKIDQSEISQFGNREAEVKNWLSKFGASVSHFFIFKGFGISALILPVLISLSGVYLFFDLNRKKLAGFWFWGILVMLWIAVVFGFIEKENGLLAGVIGYEINDFLRDYIGFIGTVLVLAFLAIVYIVVRLQYTPEKIAVSLKNLEKKQPRKKTENTAVAEEIQPVVEETPEITEKNDITATKNTELEVEASYVPVADTTISMAVDTAVEQKEPKNETDKIVIKSETDPEDIAMEVETVVEEEEVVESLSEKLVQDFGEFDPKLELGNYRFPTIDLLKDYTSQLGGITIDQGELEENKNRIVETLKNYKIEIAQIKATVGPTVTLYEIVPEAGIRISKIKNLEDDIALSLAALGIRIIAPIPGKGTIGIEVPNKKSTIVSMRSAISSSKFQNAEMELPLSLGKTISNETFVVDLAKMPHLLMAGATGQGKSVGLNAILTSLLYKKHPAEVKFVLVDPKKVELTLFNKIERHFLAKLPDTEEAIITDNTKVINTLNSLCIEMDARYDLLKSAMVRNIKEYNAKFIARKLNPENGHKFLPYIVLVIDEFADLIMTAGKEVETPIARLAQLARAIGIHLIIATQRPSVNVITGMIKANFPARIAFRVTSKIDSRTILDSGGADQLIGRGDMLYTQGNDLVRIQCAFVDTPEVERITEYIGGQKAYPDAHLLPEYVGEESGTSIDISVSDRDKLFAEAAEVIVTAQQGSASLLQRKLKLGYNRAGRLIDQLEAAGIVGPFEGSKARQVLVPDLTALQKLLDEEG; the protein is encoded by the coding sequence ATGGCTAAAAAAAAGACAACCACTAAAAGAAAAAGCACAAAAGGGTCTAAGACCACACTAAAAGAAAAGTTAACCTTCTCAAGACAGCAAAAAGTTGTTTTGGGAAGTTTTCTGTTTTTTTTAGGAATAGGTTTGTTTTTTGCTTTTATATCTTTCTTCTATAATTGGAAAATAGACCAAAGTGAAATATCTCAATTCGGGAACAGAGAAGCAGAAGTAAAAAACTGGCTCAGTAAATTCGGGGCATCAGTTAGTCACTTTTTTATTTTCAAAGGTTTTGGAATATCTGCATTAATCTTACCAGTCTTAATATCGCTGTCCGGAGTTTATCTCTTTTTTGATTTGAATAGAAAAAAATTGGCGGGATTTTGGTTCTGGGGGATATTGGTGATGCTGTGGATTGCTGTTGTATTCGGTTTTATAGAAAAAGAAAACGGGCTATTAGCAGGGGTAATCGGATACGAAATTAATGATTTTTTGAGAGACTATATCGGTTTTATAGGTACGGTATTGGTACTCGCTTTTCTTGCCATAGTCTATATCGTAGTAAGATTGCAATATACTCCAGAGAAAATTGCTGTTTCACTAAAGAATTTAGAAAAGAAACAACCTCGCAAAAAGACTGAAAATACAGCTGTAGCGGAAGAAATTCAACCGGTCGTAGAAGAAACTCCCGAGATTACAGAAAAAAACGATATAACAGCTACCAAAAACACAGAATTGGAAGTAGAGGCAAGTTATGTTCCTGTAGCAGACACCACTATTTCTATGGCTGTAGATACTGCTGTTGAGCAAAAAGAACCAAAAAATGAAACTGATAAAATTGTCATAAAATCAGAAACAGATCCTGAGGACATTGCAATGGAAGTGGAAACTGTTGTAGAAGAAGAAGAGGTTGTAGAAAGTCTGAGCGAAAAACTGGTTCAGGATTTTGGAGAGTTTGATCCAAAATTAGAATTAGGTAATTATAGGTTTCCTACTATTGATTTGCTCAAAGACTATACAAGCCAACTAGGAGGAATTACGATAGATCAGGGAGAGTTAGAAGAAAATAAAAACAGAATTGTAGAGACATTAAAGAACTACAAAATCGAAATTGCTCAGATCAAAGCTACAGTTGGTCCTACGGTAACTTTATACGAAATTGTACCAGAAGCAGGAATTAGAATTTCTAAGATTAAAAACCTGGAGGATGATATAGCATTGTCTCTGGCAGCACTGGGGATTCGTATTATTGCCCCGATTCCGGGAAAAGGAACTATTGGAATTGAAGTTCCTAATAAGAAATCGACCATTGTATCTATGCGCTCTGCAATTTCTTCTTCTAAATTCCAGAATGCCGAGATGGAGCTGCCACTATCATTAGGTAAAACAATTTCGAATGAAACCTTTGTTGTGGATCTGGCAAAAATGCCTCATTTACTTATGGCAGGAGCTACCGGGCAAGGTAAATCCGTTGGTCTTAATGCTATCTTGACATCGTTGTTGTATAAAAAACATCCGGCAGAAGTCAAGTTTGTATTAGTGGACCCAAAGAAAGTAGAACTTACGTTGTTCAATAAAATAGAAAGACACTTTTTAGCAAAATTACCAGATACGGAAGAAGCAATTATAACCGATAATACGAAGGTTATAAATACGCTGAATTCATTGTGTATTGAGATGGATGCCAGGTATGATTTGCTAAAATCAGCAATGGTTCGAAATATTAAAGAATACAATGCAAAATTTATAGCCAGAAAACTAAATCCAGAAAACGGGCATAAGTTTTTACCATATATAGTATTGGTTATTGATGAGTTTGCAGACTTAATCATGACAGCAGGAAAAGAAGTAGAAACTCCCATTGCCAGATTAGCACAATTAGCCAGGGCAATAGGAATTCACTTAATTATTGCTACTCAACGACCTTCTGTAAACGTGATTACGGGGATGATCAAAGCAAACTTCCCTGCCAGAATAGCATTTAGAGTAACCTCCAAGATTGACTCGAGAACTATTTTAGACTCAGGAGGAGCAGACCAACTGATAGGTAGAGGGGATATGTTGTATACCCAAGGAAATGACTTGGTTAGGATTCAATGTGCTTTTGTGGATACCCCAGAAGTAGAACGTATTACTGAATATATCGGAGGCCAAAAAGCATATCCAGATGCACATTTGCTACCTGAATATGTAGGTGAAGAAAGTGGCACGAGTATTGATATAAGTGTAAGTGACCGGGATAAATTGTTTGCCGAAGCAGCAGAAGTTATCGTTACTGCACAGCAAGGTTCAGCCTCTTTATTACAGAGAAAGTTGAAATTAGGATATAACCGGGCAGGAAGATTAATAGATCAATTAGAAGCAGCAGGAATTGTAGGACCATTTGAAGGAAGTAAAGCAAGACAAGTTTTAGTTCCGGATTTGACAGCCCTTCAGAAACTTCTGGATGAAGAAGGTTGA